The DNA segment GCCGAGCGCCCGCGACACGGCCGACTTCACCGTGCCCACCGATACGCCGAGCACCTCGGCCGTCTGCACCTCACTGAGGTCCTCGTAGTACCGCAGGACGACCATGGCGCGCTGCCGCGCGGGCAGCCGCATGATCGCCCGCCACATCGCGTCGCGCAGCGCCTGCTGCTCGGCCTGGTCGTCGGCCGCGGACGGCGGATCCGGCTCGGGCAGTTCCTCGCAGGCGAACTCGTCCACCTTTCGCTTGCGCCACTGCGACGTCCGGGTGTTCAACAGCGTCCGGCGCACATAGCCGTCGAGCGCACGGTGGTCCTCGATGCGCTCCCAGGCGACGTACGTCTTGGCGAGCGCGG comes from the Streptomyces sp. KMM 9044 genome and includes:
- a CDS encoding SigE family RNA polymerase sigma factor, coding for MTTPVCTSASNAAAPATQTLPYPSFSSYMRARQSVLLRTARSLTGNPSDAEDLLQTALAKTYVAWERIEDHRALDGYVRRTLLNTRTSQWRKRKVDEFACEELPEPDPPSAADDQAEQQALRDAMWRAIMRLPARQRAMVVLRYYEDLSEVQTAEVLGVSVGTVKSAVSRALGKLRDDAELGLVRS